A section of the Triticum dicoccoides isolate Atlit2015 ecotype Zavitan chromosome 7A, WEW_v2.0, whole genome shotgun sequence genome encodes:
- the LOC119333356 gene encoding autophagy-related protein 2-like has protein sequence MRSGWPTGRGHGPEGGAYKRNYPTFPGFWTTTRPPARFNPKKLGTPTKQPPSPDALASFRPPAVSGDPTPATRRPAPRGRLGFALAAGGRGGMGLLRGFSVGAVMKRMCKAVLKKGLGDLFLGELDLDQLDLQLTRGTLELTDLALNADYINSQLSGLSIMVKEGSIKSLLVKFPLQLKSCEIVVEDLELVLAPSVASEIPPVDAECSVSGNSSSTQTSVNTKRNESEKHCSTSASRDVDEGVKRIANAVKWFLTNFKIKFKNTYVVFDPQTILDSKISEFNRSLVFRVKEIEFGTNLSTDGLVKLNNFVTFHEAVIEFLKMDDVDVLLQNDLDKATADISSGHSTTSVLTGPIGGFSGTLNLSIPWSNGCLNLKKIDADVSIDSLELLLQISSIQWFMDVWDSLHRNQAREQIRPHNTADMSLSTSRSALSTLKSGSDSVTIRREDTDQIALSQNRQDKYQDSFLTKAHVIQDWIPELVVHEDQGDPDSDCDESIDQFFECFEELRNSQTNLGNSGIWDWTCSVFNAITFASTLASGSDQVPKEPPIEKTLRASIAEISVILLFSDEMDTGDSSVPVSLVNDMRNSEMFSSCLSSPPQFEQSMMYPATASSLNMHHLEAKCQNIHLELETYPKKLGFKALIAHMKLDEYYSTNHDSNHPHLGTAFLNNNFCREVQAALPQFPCAAQDYWVETAGSSSRRSEKFIKVELLKTFGESKFHYDVSSTDQDGNSVSTTSLSIYLAPLTLWVHFHTVYMILNFMSKVESDVFHGEHRLNRDGDERNSKLANTSSSDSLKVQIAPSHARIVFCFPSEPSWDLSRPSILDKFLVIDHTTSHNSAEASSPLRNERFNDVHPSTQSTSLHLATGNFDIYLVKPSSALDGICALSRQTFSALKILSVTRSDYNDSSIRMIRKNHPVTCPEMVNKVWSLPSLHDQKITQKENNKWVGVASSTTSQDLVESSVSIRQELIRSTEFLLHVQLPHVSVHLNKKDCGLLNQLLDHVLNGLSDGAPGSSENGKDKNNEIAIQTSVIFECSMLDICTELDETVEVGPSLQTELEGSWNHLKLSVSKLSLCSFSNVGGVNNTSFLWVNHGEGELWGSVTGTDDKTCEESKDFLLVICKDSASRRGDGEGNNVLSFGTAGCSVTHIRNPNLQENYTSVNVRSGTIVAPGGRMDWISGISSLFTSGSSGTEQSNNSSSTNNSQAGEPFWSSFFLELTDVALSYEPHLKNSSFNADAPDCKFFSCLLAASSFKLHNKSASDSAATDFDIQLRDLGLLICESSGSKNVTCGYDVDYLRQLGYAKIGHNTFIEAALRTDTSFWKLAISESQFDIGTCRDTTHGLVRLVSQLQKLYAPDMRDALAHLQSRWNIVQQANAQNMPSDASDMSESTDNLADSGECKSDGLLDDIIEDAFYTDQAYTDYNFWDKNCHNSLSSSEMNAEYEMNMANPEAADVGVSHIVTPEANTAQIPIKQNSCPEQIIDSYYMPDLLNSSLSSSPCNVNHQSSGDDARKTMDCDDGGWYNNSPLTIVENHVYKRNCPHGEHVFQQEGKPAVCSLNSDESCNLKGKILIHDIDVKWRMYAGDDWPLAHNDSTSHPCSNGRDRSSSLEFIVSGLGVQFDMYPDGAVSVSRLSISAQDLNLCDQNMHAPWKMVLGCYNSKDYPRESCSTAFKLELESVRPEPQAPLEDYRLCLEILPLQLHLDQGQLNFLISFFQNDSSNNNPHVPCENEIVGMDSTTYGSTTIVDEALLPFFQKFDVKPLVLHINYIPRQFDPIALGKGNYAELLNILPWKGIDLKLKNVSAMGVYGWNSICETVAAEWLEDISKNQVHKVLKGLPPIKSLVAVGSGTKKLVSLPIKSYKKDRKLLKGMQRGAVAFIRSVSIEAVGLGVHLAAGAHDMLLKTERALTAVPPPLTSREAKKPKENIRANQPEGAQQGLKQAYESLTDGLGRTASALIGNPIKVYNRGGSTGSILATAICGAPAAAVAPVSASARAMHYALLGLRNSLDPEHKKESAYKYSGPSQS, from the exons ATGCGCTCCGGCTGGCCCACGGGACGGGGACACGGACCTGAAGGCGGCGCATATAAACGTAATTACCCGACCTTCCCGGGGTTCTGGACAACAACTCGCCCCCCCGCAAGGTTTAATCCGAAAAAACTTGGCACACCAACGAAGCAACCCCCCTCCCCGGACGCCCTCGCTTCCTTCCGTCCCCCGgccgtctccggcgaccccacccCCGCCACGCGCCGGCCGGCCCCGCGCGGGCGCCTCGGATTCGCGCTCGCCGCGGGCGGGAGGGGCGGGATGGGGCTGCTGCGGGGGTTCTCGGTGGGGGCCGTGATGAAGCGGATGTGCAAGGCGGTGCTGAAGAAGGGGCTCGGGGATCTGTTCCTCGGCGAGCTCGACCTCGACCAGCTCGACCTGCAGCTCACCCGCGGCACGCTCGAGCTCACCGACCTCGCGCTCAACGCCGACTACATCAACAGCCAG CTATCAGGATTATCTATCATGGTGAAAGAAGGATCAATAAAATCTCTGCTGGTTAAATTTCCTCTACAGTTAAAGAGTTGTGAGATCGTAGTGGAAGACTTGGAGCTTGTGCTCGCTCCATCCGTTGCTAGTGAAATTCCACCTGTAGATGCTGAATGCTCTGTTTCTGGTAATAGTAGTTCCACACAGACATCAGTCAACACCAAAAGAAATGAATCTGAGAAACACTGTTCTACATCTGCATCTCGAGATGTGGATGAGGGTGTCAAGAGAATAGCCAATGCTGTCAAGTGGTTTCTTACAAACTTCAAAATCAAGTTTAAAAatacatatgttgtatttgatcCTCAGACCATTTTGGATAGCAAGATCTCAGAATTTAATCGATCGCTAGTTTTCCGGGTTAAAGAGATAGAATTTGGAACTAATCTTTCAACAGATGGTCTTGTCAAGCTGAATAATTTCGTAACGTTCCATGAGGCGGTGATCGAGTTCTTGAAAATGGATGATGTTGATGTACTTCTTCAGAATGATTTGGATAAGGCAACAGCTGACATCTCATCAGGTCATAGTACTACCTCGGTCTTGACAGGTCCTATTGGTGGATTCTCAGGGACATTGAACTTAAGCATCCCGTGGAGTAATGGATGCTTGAACCTTAAGAAAATCGACGCGGATGTATCTATTGATTCATTAGAATTGCTGTTACAAATCAGCAGTATCCAGTGGTTCATGGATGTGTGGGATTCTCTCCATAGGAATCAAGCACGTGAACAGATTCGTCCCCATAATACGGCAGATATGTCCTTGAGCACCTCCAGATCTGCCTTAAGCACTTTGAAATCAGGTTCAGACTCAGTGACGATCCGGAGGGAAGACACAGACCAGATTGCACTTTCACAAAACAGGCAAGACAAATATCAGGATTCTTTCCTAACTAAGGCACATGTTATTCAAGACTGGATTCCGGAGCTCGTTGTCCACGAGGATCAAGGTGACCCTGATTCAGATTGTGACGAAAG CATTGATCAGTTCTTTGAATGTTTTGAAGAACTGAGGAACTCCCAGACTAATTTAGGAAATAGCGGCATATGGGACTGGACGTGTTCAGTATTCAACGCAATTACTTTTGCATCCACTTTAGCTTCTGGATCAGATCAAGTCCCTAAAG AACCGCCGATTGAGAAAACGTTACGGGCTTCCATCGCTGAGATATCTGTTATTCTCTTGTTCAGTGATGAAATGGATACTGGCGATTCCAGTGTTCCTGTCAGTCTCGTCAATGATATGAGAAATTCCGAAATGTTCTCGAGCTGCCTTTCCTCCCCCCCGCAGTTTGAACAATCGATGATGTATCCTGCTACTGCTTCCAGCTTAAATATGCATCATCTTGAAGCCAAGTGTCAGAACATTCATCTTGAACTCGAG ACATATCCCAAAAAATTAGGGTTCAAGGCATTGATTGCTCACATGAAGCTTGACGAATACTACAGTACTAACCATGATTCAAATCACCCACACCTTGGCACTGCTTTCTTAAATAATAATTTCTGTAGAGAAGTTCAAGCTGCTCTCCCTCAATTCCCATGTGCTGCTCAAGATTATTGGGTGGAAACAGCTGGAAGCTCTTCCCGCCGTTCAGAAAAATTCATTAAGGTTGAGCTGCTAAAAACATTTGGTGAGTCCAAATTCCATTATGATGTCAGTAGCACAGATCAAGATGGCAACTCAGTAAGCACAACTTCACTGTCTATATATTTGGCTCCTTTGACTTTGTGGGTGCACTTCCATACAGTATACATGATACTGAATTTTATGAGTAAAGTCGAGTCTGATGTGTTTCATGGAGAGCATAGACTTAATAGGGATGGGGACGAAAGAAACAGCAAACTGGCTAATACTTCCTCAAGCGACTCTCTGAAGGTTCAAATAGCTCCATCACATGCAAGAATCGTCTTTTGCTTTCCTTCTGAGCCCTCATGGGATTTAAGTCGCCCGTCCATCCTGGATAAGTTCCTTGTCATCGACCACACAACATCTCATAACTCAGCAGAAGCCTCTTCCCCACTTCGAAATGAAAGGTTTAATGATGTTCATCCAAGCACACAATCTACTTCACTCCATTTGGCTACCGGGAACTTTGACATCTACTTGGTTAAACCCTCCAGTGCATTGGATGGTATATGTGCTTTGAGTAGGCAAACTTTCTCTGCTCTGAAGATTTTATCTGTGACTAGATCCGATTATAATGACTCCAGCATTAGAATGATCCGAAAAAACCACCCTGTAACTTGCCCTGAGATGGTGAACAAAGTTTGGAGTTTGCCGAGCCTACATGATCAGAAGATTACTCAGAAAGAAAATAACAAATGGGTCGGCGTTGCCTCTTCTACAACTTCACAAGATCTTGTAGAGTCAAGTGTCAGTATTCGCCAGGAACTCATTCGGAGCACTGAATTCTTGCTACATGTTCAACTTCCTCATGTTTCGGTTCATCTCAATAAGAAGGATTGTGGACTACTTAATCAGCTGCTAGATCACGTACTCAATGGGCTTTCAGATGGAGCACCAGGCAGTTCTGAAAATGGCAAGGACAAAAACAACGAAATTGCCATTCAAACATCTGTCATTTTTGAATGCAGCATGTTGGATATTTGTACTGAGTTGGATGAAACTGTGGAAGTTGGTCCATCGTTGCAGACAGAACTAGAAGGTTCTTGGAATCATCTCAAGTTATCTGTTTCAAAATTGTCTCTGTGCTCCTTCTCTAATGTTGGTGGGGTCAACAATACCAGTTTTCTTTGGGTGAATCATGGTGAAGGTGAGCTTTGGGGTTCGGTTACCGGTACAGATGATAAAACCTGTGAAGAAAGCAAAGATTTTCTTCTAGTTATTTGCAAGGATTCCGCTAGCAGGCGGGGTGATGGTGAAGGTAACAATGTATTGTCTTTTGGTACTGCTGGATGTTCCGTGACCCACATCAGGAACCCAAACCTACAAGAGAATTATACTTCTGTCAATGTTCGTTCTGGGACAATTGTGGCACCTGGTGGACGTATGGATTGGATCAGTGGAATATCTTCGCTGTTCACTTCAGGTTCAAGTGGAACTGAACAATCCAATAACAGTAGTAGCACAAATAATTCACAGGCTGGTGAACCATTTTGGTCCTCTTTTTTTCTTGAGTTAACCGATGTTGCTCTGAGCTATGAACCTCACCTGAAAAATTCCTCATTCAATGCTGACGCTCCGGACTGCAAGTTTTTCTCATGCCTTTTAGCTGCATCATCATTTAAACTTCACAATAAATCTGCATCAGATTCTGCAGCTACTGATTTTGATATCCAACTGCGAGATCTCGGGCTTCTCATTTGTGAATCGTCTGGTTCCAAAAATGTCACTTGTGGTTATGATGTTGATTACCTTCGTCAATTGGGCTATGCTAAGATTGGCCATAACACATTCATTGAAGCTGCTCTAAGAACTGATACTTCCTTTTGGAAACTTGCAATATCCGAGTCACAATTTGATATTGGGACATGTCGTGATACAACACATGGTCTTGTTCGTTTGGTTTCCCAACTACAAAAGCTATATGCTCCGGATATGCGGGACGCTTTAGCTCATCTTCAATCTAGGTGGAATATTGTCCAACAGGCAAACGCACAAAATATGCCCAGTGATGCATCAGATATGTCAGAGAGCACTGACAACTTGGCAGATTCTGGAGAGTGCAAGTCAGATGGTCTGCTTGATGACATAATTGAGGATGCTTTTTACACTGACCAGGCCTACACAGACTACAATTTTTGGGACAAAAATTGTCATAACTCATTGAGCAGCAGTGAAATGAACGCTGAATATGAGATGAATATGGCTAACCCTGAGGCAGCTGATGTCGGTGTTTCACACATAGTCACCCCAGAAGCGAATACTGCCCAAATACCAATTAAGCAGAATTCCTGTCCTGAGCAGATCATTGACTCTTATTATATGCCTGATCTTCTCaattcatcattgtcatcatctcCTTGTAATGTAAACCATCAGTCATCTGGTGATGATGCTCGTAAAACCATGGACTGTGATGATGGTGGATGGTACAACAATAGCCCCTTGACGATAGTTGAAAACCATGTTTACAAAAGGAACTGCCCACATGGAGAACATGTGTTCCAACAAGAAGGCAAGCCTGCTGTTTGCAGCTTGAATTCTGATGAATCTTGCAATCTGAAAGGCAAGATTCTTATTCATGATATAGATGTTAAGTGGCGAATGTATGCTGGTGATGACTGGCCATTGGCTCACAATGATTCAACTAGCCACCCATGCTCAAATGGAAGGGATAGGAGTTCTTCTTTGGAATTCATCGTGTCAGGACTCGGTGTGCAATTTGATATGTATCCAGATGGGGCCGTTTCTGTTTCTAGGTTATCCATCTCCGCACAGGACCTAAATCTTTGTGACCAAAATATGCATGCTCCATGGAAAATG GTTCTTGGATGCTACAACTCAAAGGATTACCcaagagaatcttgctcaactgcaTTCAAGTTAGAACTAGAGTCTGTAAGACCTGAACCACAGGCTCCTCTAGAAGACTACAG GTTATGCCTTGAGATTTTGCCTCTTCAATTGCATCTTGATCAAGGGCAACTGAACTTCCTCATCAGTTTCTTCCAGAATGACTCAAGTAACAACAACCCTCATGTGCCTTGTGAAAATGAGATTGTTGGTATGGACAGCACAACCTACGGAAGCACTACAATTGTGGATGAGGCATTACTTCCCTTTTTCCAG AAATTCGATGTGAAGCCTCTGGTTCTGCATATCAATTATATTCCTCGCCAGTTTGATCCTATTGCACTAGGTAAAGGAAATTACGCAGAGCTTCTCAACATCCTTCCATGGAAG GGAATCGATTTAAAGCTTAAGAATGTTTCTGCAATGGGTGTTTATGGGTGGAATAGTATATGTGAAACAGTAGCTGCAGAGTGGCTGGAGGACATCTCGAAGAATCAG GTCCATAAAGTGTTAAAAGGACTTCCTCCTATAAAGTCATTAGTTGCCGTCGGTTCAGGCACTAAGAAATTGGTTTCCTTACCAATCAAAAGCTACAAGAAGGACCGGAAGTTGCTCAAGGGAATGCAAAGAG GTGCTGTTGCTTTCATCAGAAGTGTATCCATCGAAGCTGTAGGCCTTGGTGTCCATTTGGCAGCGGGAGCTCATGATATGCTTTTGAAGACAGAGCGTGCCCTTACAGCTGTTCCACCGCCTTTAACCTCACGTGAAGCAAAAAAACCCAAAGAAAATATAAGAGCTAACCAGCCTGAAGGTGCACAACAAGGGTTGAAGCAG GCCTATGAAAGTTTAACTGATGGGCTTGGAAGGACAGCTTCTGCTTTGATTGGGAATCCTATCAAGGTTTATAATCGTGGGGGTAGCACTGGATCAATACTGGCTACTGCAATCTGTGGAGCTCCAGCTGCTGCAGTAGCTCCAGTATCAGCTTCCGCTCGTGCTATGCACTATGCACTTCTTGGGTTAAGGAACAG CCTTGATCCTGAACACAAGAAAGAATCTGCGTACAAATACTCTGGGCCTTCTCAATCGTAG